From the Trifolium pratense cultivar HEN17-A07 linkage group LG4, ARS_RC_1.1, whole genome shotgun sequence genome, the window CTTGCAAATGCTTTAGACTAGCCATTTTTGTCTACCCAACAATATTTGTAAGAAATTTTTGTAGTTGCTATAGTTGGAACCCCATTAAGAATATATGCTGCAATTTTAAGTGCTTCTCTCTAGAGTGGTTATGGTAAGTTAGAATGGGCATATCATACTTCTTACCATGTCTATAAATGTCACCTTTCAACAACATCATTCATAGTATTAGTAAACGAGCTCGAGATAGTGTTGTGAGACGATACCGCATTCCTTTGCGAATAACAAATTATCTTGGACGTTGTTCATCAGAACCTTCATATAACTAACATAATATTCACCACTACGATTAGACTCGATCCCTTGTCATATCTTGCTAAAGAACATAAGGTTTAACTTAAAAATAGggacaaaaaattatgatagaaaatatttagaAGACTAAaacttgttgaattttttttatagagactaaaaataaaatttgaggtatttatagggactaaaaacttatttaatccCAAAACTCTTAggctaaattatatttatagtcccttaaattaattttaatttcaatttttgctttttttttttcatttcattttagcCAATTAACTTACTAATATTAGATATTTTGATCTCTTAAGTATAACAAAGTTTACATAAGTGTCCAactcattcataattttttttttggtacattactCATTCATAATTTAAAGGACCACAatgaaatttaagaaaaaacaaaaagtaatcAATGGACCGAATTGTATAACATTTCCAATTTAAGGAATTTAAACAAATCTAAAATTAACTTAAGAACCAAACGTCTAATTTAGTCTAATTTTGAAATGTGAAACACtatcattataattttttaatatattaaaattgcaaacTCGTCCCCAACTGTCTCATTGTGAGGCGTttcttaatatattaaaattataaacaatccacaaatatttctttgtttgtaattttgggACCGAAATGACCAACTAAAGAGACAATTAAAGACGTATTTGTAATTTCGAGACATTCACAACTATAATGACACAATACTCTTGCATATTTTGCGATCCGAAATAGATGTTTACCGATATGCATTTATCGTACACAATAAAGGATTAACAAGGTGGAGGGGttgtggtttagagtgttgGCTGCACGTTACAGGGTGGAGAGGGGTAGACTGCGAGATGGTGGTCGAAGAGGGTCATCGTAGTAGAGGGAGATAGCGCGCATTAGGGAGGGTGGTGGTGAGGTAGGGGGTAGGTGGTTTGGGGAGCATGTTTCGAAAAAGGTGGGGGACCGGTCGAATACCTTTTTCTGGACCAATCCTTGGGTGGATGAGACTCCTTTGTGTGAGCGGTTGAGCGCCTGCTTGACTTGGCGGAGACTAAATTGAGTACGGTGGCTGAAATGTTTTCACTAGGGTGGGGGAGGATGGAGATGCTTGGGAGTGGCGGAGGCAGTTGGGGGTGTGAGAGGAGAAGATTTTGGGTAAGTGTCAGACATTACTTCTTAATCCCTCCTTGCATGCTCAGTTTTTAGATAGGTAGCAGTGGAAGTCATGCCCCTAATAAAAGCTACACTGTCCGTGTGGAGCATATCAACTCTTGAAAGAAATCATagattgttcagaggctcaaCAAGCACTTCTTATCAATTGTTGGATAAGATCATGTTTTTTTCCTATATATGGTTGAAGCCGACGAGTATTACTTTAGGTTCAAACTATCATAGCTGGCGGTCTAGTCTTTTGCTTTGTTTGGGCattgtataatttatttatggttCTCTTTCTCTGACTCATTGTAAACCTTCGTAGTCTACCTCGACACATTTTGTACTGCAGACActgttttttaatatattcattgaataactaatgtatttgaaCTATAATAcagaccagatacatcagttattaaaggaatctaaaaaaatgaatttttgtttatatttgtggCCGGAGagagtaatatttttttggttagtAAATATGGAcattttattaaattgtttgaCCAAgcattgaaaaatgaaaaccttaaaaattaattgcgttgattttaattaatttcaaagTTCTTTGACCAAAagtatttaaagtaaaatgttgacttattaaaaataaaccGTTACTTTCTACTTGTGGATGCATGAAGAATTAATGTGTGTTAGCCTTTTCTGACCTTCATTGATAGAATCCCTATTGTCCATCAATGGTTAAAATTACATCACTATTCaatctttgttttgttttttatgttttatatttatctttctcataacattttgtatattttatcaTAACATTCAACACTTGAATAAGAATAATATAATTTACGATCAGAAGTAAGAAAGGCTTTGACAGAGAATAAGAAAGATAAagcttataataaaatttattcaaacaACAAAGGCAATGCATCTTCGaacaacaattaaaattttgatttaaaataaaacataaaagacAAACATTAATTGGATCCATTCAACTTGTTATCAATATCTTTGAGATTCTCCTCAATTAGCTTTTGAAAGTGTTTCAAATCTGAAACAGAAACATCATCAggcaaatttttgtttttcatgtatTGAATCATACGAATGGTCATCTCCTTGTCACGAATCTCTTGTCTTTGCTTTTCAAGCTTCTCCCTGGCTTTAGTAAGCCTCTGCAAGACAAAGCTCTCTTGGTTCACATTTTTCGTCTTATCGATCTGCGATAAATTCTGATACCTCTCAATCACTTGCTTGGCTTCCTCTAGATCTGGCCACACCTCTGTGTTATTAGAATTAAAAGGATTTGAAATTATAGCACATGCTGGAATATCGCAAAGAATTTTGATTTCTCTCATCTTTTTTATGATACCCTTCTTTCTTTTCCTATAGCATTCCTTCCTTGCTGAAATATTACAGATAAAGGCAACTTTCACCTTCTTCCCAGCCATGGTCTTGCTCTTGCAATGTGATgaattgaaaagaaagaaaattagaatAGTTTTTGCATGATTTTTCCAGTGCCTTATGGCTGTGGTTTTATAATGAGCCTACTACCATATATGATTAAATATAATAGTATAATAGTGTTCCGGACTGGGCCAAGGTCCAATACACGTGGCCCAAACTATATAGATCCAGCCCAAATCCACTTTTCACGGAGACCTCTCATGTAGACGAAAGGTAACATTTACGATTGTTCCTGTACACCAATTGTAGTTAATACACTCCTCACACGCTTGCGGGAACGTTAAATCCATCAATTGTTCAAAGTTATGGTAGTTCGAAGCTAACGTAATATttgtcgtcttcaaccacctaaaagagaaaagtttgatcttgtccaacattgTTAAGATTTTTGGGTCACGATAATAATATTACATGTGTTAGGGTCATTATGTAATTAACCAAAGCATCAGTagtctaattaataattaataataagtctatggctaaaagcataaatatcatgaaatGTAATTTATTGTGTAGATATCATAagtcaatatataatttgatGAGGGGCCAAATTAGAATATTGAAAACTAAGAAATAACCCTAAGGTTATTTATAAGGGTTATGGTCCCCAACTGTAGATACAACGTAAAATCGGCGCTCATCAGGTTTTCTCTTCATCCCCATCAGAGGAGATTCAAGGAGCCCATAAGGAATTCGACAGTTGGAAGATCACATACCTGGTGAACTTCAATGCATTAGCTATGACAAACTCAAGTACGCTTCCACTTatgattatgttttatttcttaatgaTTAACATGATCGACTCTAGGGTTTATGAATCAAATTTAATTCTAACAAAGGGATTTATACATACAAACATAAGATGCGACATGTCCGTTGAGCCTTTGAACAATCGATGGTTTCTCTTCGTCATCAATTTCATTGCTTTAGGAAGAAAGAGGGGTGCACAGTGAGAGAAGGATACTGGAAGTTGTATAAAAGTTTAACTTTTTAATCATCAATTTCATTGctttaggaagaaaaaaaaaagattaatgtGTACATTGTTCACCGGACACATTAGAGTGCACTAAACCAATCAAAAAGTGATACATTAGTACATTACCACTTCAAAAAATGCAAAACTTTTGTGTAAAATAGATTAATTGGCACAAAACAATCAATTTAGTCTCAATTCTCAAATATATGACTCCATCTTCAATTTTGATCATAAACTGTATGAAATTTGACAAATTAGTCCTTATATTAGATGAAATATGTATCTTATTTCTTGGTACTATCCAAAAGGGAATATGTAGTCTTATTTCTTTAGGCAGTCTTTATTCAAGTAGGATTGGCCCATCCGATGTGGATGCCTATATAAAGGGACCCTTAAACCCTAATTTCAGTGTACAGGGCAAGAGAGAAGttgcaaaagaaaaaagttacatttGGCTGCGCCGTCACACCATTCTATTGTGTAAACACTGATATTATATATACTAGTTCTTGCGATAAAATCTTAGCCAAATCTAATTTTCTCTAATATTTGGGTGTGTCTCGATCGATAAAGCTATGATACTATCTAATGGAAGTCAATTGTTGTGAGGTGAATCATATATCAACTCAACATGATATACAAGTTcacatatattaaattttaatgataGGAATATAATTCAAAATTAACATAGAACAAGAAAAATCAAAGGATTGATTAACTTTGTAATTGATGTTGGTAAACGAAATTGGTACAAACACCAAATAAGACTAATTAGACATAAAATTGAAGGACATAATTAAAATTGACCTAAagacataattaaaataaacattgcAAATTCAACATGACTAGCAAACTTTTGTGAAGTTGTTAGTTTCATGTGATCtgaatttcatttcttttttttcccaTCCTTGTGGTGATTCCACTTCACATGACTAGCAAACAATTGTGAAGTTGTTACTTTCTTGTTGCAAAATGGACATGTGTACGGTCCATATTTTTGACATGGAATGCTGTGGATACTtccatcatcatttttttttgggctCTTCTTCTTCCTATTGTTGTTGTCACCTTCACCAAACTCATCACCATTTGTAGCAATAGCATTGATAGGCTCTTGTGGATGTGATGATGAGCCTCCAAAGAGATCTGGATTATCAGAAAGAGCAAACTGAGATTCTAAAATCTGCATTGCTTTCCTGATTCCAGCAGCATGACTACCAAATTTTTTGGTAGCAGATGATGATGGCGAATGGTTGCATGTCTTTGTGACTGTGTTGTTACCATTCGCCCATTCACGCAGCTTATCGATGTTCATACTGACAGGTTTAAGAGTATGAAGAGGAAaagatgtgatttttttttaagttgggAGGAGAGGGTCTTCCCTCAATTTATAGCGCTTCATTATTCATTTACTTGAAATGTTTGGTCAAAGAAGAAAACGCTCTTTAAATGTAGTAATTTAAAAGTcaaatgtattttgttttctattcGGTCCAAATACATTTGAATatcttttcattaaattttattacttaccaaaaaaaaattaatttatataaaatattactagtgtattcctgaaaacaaaacaagcaaGCTTTTCATCAAATGCTTGTTgtatgtaatttttttcaattatcatttatttttttggattacaATTATCATTTTATTGTAAGATAATATGTTGTTTGCAATTTTTAAGAAACCTTTTTAAGTGCTTGTAAGATTACATGAGCCTATTATCTCTTGTTGTAACTCCAATAGTATATGTGGAAAGGATACTGGAAGTTGTATAAAAGTTTAACTTTTTACACATCAATTTCATTGCTttaggaaaaaatatattaatgtgGACATTGTTCAAAGGCCACAGCATAGTGCACTAAACCAATCAAAAAgtgataattatttttgaaagaaaatatattatatataaatataaaaatgaaaaatagtataaaataaaattcggAACAATAAAGAGGTACAAAATATACACTCCATCAGAGCCTAATAATCTCTAAGATAAGATAGAAAAACAAACAGACAAATAAAACTATAAAGAAATAATGAGACACACCCCAGGGGCCGTCCTGACAATTTAGAAACCTGGTTTTGAATATTAAAGTTTGACCCCTTAAAAAAAACTTGCTTGTAAGAGTGGGAGGAAAAAGATAGAAGCTACACGCGTTTCTGTTTATCTTTgagacaaaattttctttttctttttttattcatttttttgaatCATTTTTTATGAGACCTACTATACTaccatataaattatttttgagaCCCCTACAAAATGAAGGCTCGACGCCATAGGACACCTTACACTCCCTCGAAGCCAGCCCTccacaccacaccacaccacaccaaaCTAGAGCAGTAAAAAAGTGATACATTATCACTTCCAAAAATGTCAACTTTATGGATAAAATCTATTAGGACATTTATTGCCAAGGGTAAAGATTACGATAATGTTCaatctttgttttcatttttcgtatttatttttatccaaataatcaaatatttaaatctGAAAACTACATTCTATTATTGATCATTTTCACATATCATTTGTGACAATATATATCATAAAGTTAGAATCCGAATCGtgtttatgttttaattatgattttaatGTTGCGATGAATTCAGTTTTTCTAAAGGTACCAAATTTAgggctttaaaaaaaaagtaccaaaTTTAAGTAGGGTTTTGATGGAGAGTTAGTAAGACAATTGACAAGgcttataaaaatgaaaacaaaggtTGTTTGGTATGTTCAAGGCAGTGCAATAGCAGAGCCACCGGTGAACATACCAAACAAGATAGAAACCCATGTTGAACTAGTTTTATAAACAACCATCGCCACCAACCTTCCACCTCCGCACAATCCGGCGACATGAGAAAAAGCACAACTTCCAATCGGGGACGAAACAAAATCCAAAATCTTTGTTCTAGAATCGTAGGCTACAAGACTTTGACCACCGAAAGAGAAGAGTACTCAAAGCAAACCGACAACCACCACCCGCCATGGTGGTGGTGCCGATTGAACCAAATCTAACCGGACGTTATAGATCCGGACGAGGGTGATGCGGAGGGCCGCACAACTCCTCACAGCACCAGCGCCAAATGTTGACATTGTCACTGAAACGTTTGGATTTGGGGAAAGAAGGATATAGtctttaaatttaaaacatagataaatattaaatttgaaattagatttatcatttaagcaaaaaaaaatccatgttTTATTATTCTCTAATTcaagaaaaagtaaaatcttAAAGCTCTCTTCAAATAATATCTACGAATATTtatgtaaatcaatttttgCATCACCAGACACATGATTAGACCTAGTCCCACAATTGGcagattataaataaaattttattatagaTTATGAGTATTATTGGCTGTCTTATTTGACGTAAAGTCTCGATACTTCAAAAATAGTGAAGTATCGTGTCTGATACGTACTCGATATCGATACTTGTCCAATACTTtccgatacacgtatcggagaagtatcagtaattaatattatttttttaaaagaaatataatcgatacgtgtcggatacttctccgatacgtgtATCAAAAAAGTATCGGACAATTAATGCTCTTTGATAATGAAAATATAGGAAAGGAAACTGATACAATTTGTGTTTcctcttaagtattgaatgttagagtatgatgttaccaTACCAGCTATGTCTTTTTTGGgtagtacattttttttataagcaaatttttagtatattgttatgttagtttttctccttaCCAGAATTTGAACCCTGAACCTCCAACTCCtaaacccttagctcaactagcttaatcagttgagctacccatctcACCCCCCTTgatatgtaattgtcacttgtttgctcaatttgagtaatttgaatgtgttaatttttcatcattatcgattttagttatgtttatatattatgCATATCGGTGCATATCGTATGGTATCGTATCACCTATTGGGATTTCATACCCTGCATAGTGTGTCTTTATTATTTGATCTAGCAGCAACCAATTTCAAACAtaaaattcttatttattttttagaaactGTGAGTTTAGGCACAATTGATTCGTgacaacataatttttttttataaaaaaatatatagtaacTAAACACCacaccaagttttttttttttaagggaaacACCACACCAAGTTGCTtgccaaaaataataaaataaaatattcaaaaatatttatatatatacactccCTCTGCcccaaaataaatgatctaGTTGGCTATCGTCACGTTTGCAAATGTATAACTTTAATCGTTAATATCTTACAAGAAAAAGCTAACACGTGCCCTAAAGACAATTTTAAGGTACTTCATATAGAAAATTAGTCTCAAAAGTTGTGCATTCAACTTTTACAAAGTCaggatctttttttttttcaatacaaaactTTCATGTTAAGCTCCTGTGCCTTTAGAGCACATattagcatgaccctataaaTAGTACACAaagtaaaaaacaaatcattttttttttgtgacggAGGAAGTACATAAATGCAAACATTAGAATTTAGAACAATCTAGTGATATGAAAATACCATCTCTACTAAAATCTCTTCAAACTATAGGCTAGCTTATAAAATGGAAACTAAATTGCGATCACATAAACTTTGGTTAAGCCACAACACAACTGGatggatttttcattaatcttcTAACATCCCGTATTAATTTCTAGAATATTAATTAACAcagcaaaatattttttatatttattacatTGAATAAACTAAAATTGCATCGTTAGGTTACAACTTACATTGATTTACAAATAAACAAACTAACTATACAAAATTAATGGGAAACAGTCATCTTAGTCCCGCAATATGTAACACGTTGTCAATTTGATCTCTGacaaaagaagaataaaatagTTTCTGACTCTGCAATCTGTTAGTACGTCAATCTAGTCCCAACCATTAAAATTGGTCGataactttacaaaaaaaaattgatgtaacAATTTTTGGAACATGTGACATTCTAAGTAAACATTAGTTGGACGAGTGGCACGATGACATGACCAGAGACTAAGTTGACAAGTGACATAATGTCTTAACCAATTGTGTTAAGCTCACGATGTCTTAACCAATTGAACTTTAAAATTACACTAGGATAtggttttattaattaatccaAATTTTGTGCCTCGTAAGCTTCAAATTTTGCCAACTAATGATTAACAAGACACACGTCTTCAAATGTAGTATTGGACAAAGACCCGTTTACATCGCCTTAAAACCTCTATCTTTGTACCTTAATTCCATCtacaaacatcatcaataatcaataatagtTATTAAAACTATCCCCATTCATTTAAGGTTCATATATATTTTCCCTGCATAAAGCAATCATAttacctttttcttttatttttatttgtttaactCAAAAGTCTTTATCCTTTGTAACTATCATTATCAAGAAGTAATTAAACAATGCTTTGTTTGAGACTTTGGAGTAGAATAGAGGGCTTTGAAGATAAAAGGTAGAGTAATTATGTCTTACAAACATTATAAcaacttcttttttttgacactataacatcttatttataaaaaagaaaataaagtataacaCTTTATAAAGTTTAAAAACGTGTGTAACCAGAAAAAATATACTCCACAAATTAAATAAGTTTAAAAACgtgaaaaacaaaagtttgaCTAACAATATTACTTCACAAACCAATTCACTCAAATAAGGAATACAAGCTTCTTAAATTGGGATTTTACTCCAACTTCCAAGTTGGCATCTCATCTAGGTGTAGacaatatttttatgaacttaacATGTACTATACTatattctattctttctttcttttacatCGGTTTTCTTCTTTGAAAATATTCTTATTGGAGTTTTTTTAGGCATTAAATATTGTTATATTGGTATCATTTTTAGTTGATATTCaaaaaaggcttaactacacatttagtcccttacgtttattttaggtttcaatttggtcccttatgtttaaaacgtatcaatttggtcttttACGTTTCCACCGTTAGCAttatttggtcctttccgtcaatttatTGACTAACTCCGTTTGTAATGTCCACGTGGCTAACAGAAATGCACACGTGGACGCATAGTCATCCTATTTTGTAGATGTAGGCGCCACAAacacttaattaaaaatatttaaattatttataatttttaaatggtTTATGAGATGCACATGATGTTAAAGGAAAATCTGGAAACTAAAAATACAACCTTCAAACATTCATCTACTTCAAAATCTCACTATCCCCTTTctcaacaaaagaaatttccGCAAAGAACAGCAATTCAaggaaaaaattacaaaaatctCTCAAcccaaaagaaataaaatccaacaaacaaattcaaactaaaacttataaatttaaaCCCAAATCAAGAAAATTACAATCTCCAAAACCATAAGATTAAGAAGAAACAAAGATAGAAAAAGAATGAAATCAGatttgatacaaaaaatttcgATTTGGGATTTGGGAGTTGATTGGGTGTTTCAATCTAGTAGATTGGGGTTTCAATTTGGGTTTTAGATTAGGTGAGATGAGCAAAGGTTTGAGTTTAAGATTTGATATTTTAGCCTCAATTTCatagttttgttgttgttgttgttgttgaatttaCTGGGTTCCTTTGCCGGAACTTTAGTTTGTCTTTTGTAGTTTTTTCTTGTTAAAGTTGAAAGGGATGAAATAGATATGTGAAGATGATTATGGTGGTGGTGAAGATGATGATTTGCTGGAACTTTAGTTTGTCTGTTGTTGTTCTTTGTGTGTTTTTTGTTGAAGGTGAAGAGGATTGAGTAaatatgatgaagaagatgatagTGGTGGAGAAGATGATTGTatgttgttttttaaaaaatctattttttttattttatgttttgttttattaattactcAATATTACGtggaattttacaaaaatttaattatacaTGTGTGTCCACGTGTGCATTTCCGTTAGCCATGTGGACATTACAAACGGAGTTAGTCAAcgaattgacggaaaggaccaactaATATAAACGGTtaaaacgtaagggaccaaattgatacgttttaaacgtaagggaccaaattaaaacctaaaataaacgtaaaggaccaaatgtgtagttaagcttTCAAAAAATTAGTTTTCACACATTGTAAAGAGCCTAATTCATTCGTATGGAGGAGATAATTCGATTAAGAGGAGAATTCATATTGTGTGTTCACAGATTCCCCGACgaagattagtcatcgctaataGCAGTGAAAACTTTGTACAAATATCATGATaacccaaaagaaaaaaaaacctaattcaCTCAAATAAGGAATACATGCTTCTTAAATTGGGGTTTTACTCCAAGTTAGCATGTCATCTAGTTGTGTAGACAATATGTCTAGAATTTTGACCGACCGACCTCTATGAaattttttaggcttaaatgcggttttggccccccaagtttcacaattgcttgattttggtcccccacatttcaattgcttgattttaaccctctaagtttcacaattgcttgattttagccctccaagtttcaattgctcgattttggccccccaagtttacccccttttgcatttgctagccccccgttgacttttttgattaaaaattggttatgtggcattttaaaatcaaataagtatttaaaaataaataaataaattacaaattgttttttaaaaactaaattataaaatattttttttattatatgtagtttgtaaaataattttgttatataaaaaagtaaaaaaaacattttatgaattattttttaaaaactttgtaaactttttttaaaataaaaaataattattaaactttttattaaaaaaacaatttttaatacatttttataaaagcaaatattattattttttaattaaaacatatttttaatttttttaaaatgtcacacaagcaatttatagtcaaaaaagtcaacggggggctagcaaatgcaaaagggggtaaacttggggggccaaaatcgagcaattgaaacttggagggctaaaatcaagcaattgtgaaacttagagggttaaaatcaagcaattgaaatgtgggggaccaaaatcaagcaattgtgaaacttgaggggccaaaactgcatttaagccaattttttataatagtcctattttttttttttgggtttataaccctctggttccaaAGGGAAAGGggtcctagtagtccagagttcggccgcgagataagtaaagtctggccaagaaattgttccacctaggaatcgaacccgggttctcccgaaatccgtcctttttggtgaagctcattaaccacttgagcccaataaTTTGGTTAGTCGTATTGTTTCTCATTGCACGTATAATGGAATTTGACCCAAAAATTGCATGTGGCAACATGTGTGGAACTCTCTATATAAGCAACACACActtctttattattttcatcAAATTTGAGCTTTGAAATCTCTCTTCTTCCATCATAACACATTAACTAACCAAAGTTCAATTGTACACAAAATGGCACAAAAACTCATTCTCCCATTACTAGTCATATTCCTCTCACTCTTCTTAGAGTCCTCCCTAGCCAAACATAACTCTCAAACAATAACCTACATAGAGTCTTCTTGCAATGGTACCCTCTACCCTAAACTTTGCATTCGTTGTCTTAACAAATTTTCTCATTCCACCATAAATGGACCTCAACACTTAGCCCAAGTTGCCTTATCCGTGAGCCTCTCTAGAGCCCTACAAACAAGAGGGTACCTTTTGAATGTTGCTAAAGAACTCAAAGCAATTgatcataaaaacaaaagattGTACCTAACCGTGCAAGATTGTGTGAATCAAATCAATGATAGTGTTGATCAACTTAGCCAAGCCATCAAAGAATTAAAAAGGTTGAACAACTTTAACACCATCATCAATGATAAAGTGTTGTGGCATATAAGTAATGTTGAGACATGGGTGAGCACGGCATTAACCGATgcgagtagttgtgtacaatcGTTCCCCGGTCATAGGATGAGCAAAAGGGTTGCGACGATTAAGGTCAAGGCGAAGAATGTTGCGGAAGTTACTAGTAATGCACTTGCTTTGTTTCATAGTTATGCTTCTAGTTACAAGCAAGCAGCAGCTAGAGCTACCAAGAAGCcttgaaaaatgtaaaaaagtttaatttgct encodes:
- the LOC123922075 gene encoding agamous-like MADS-box protein AGL80, translating into MAGKKVKVAFICNISARKECYRKRKKGIIKKMREIKILCDIPACAIISNPFNSNNTEVWPDLEEAKQVIERYQNLSQIDKTKNVNQESFVLQRLTKAREKLEKQRQEIRDKEMTIRMIQYMKNKNLPDDVSVSDLKHFQKLIEENLKDIDNKLNGSN
- the LOC123920252 gene encoding pectinesterase inhibitor 9, coding for MAQKLILPLLVIFLSLFLESSLAKHNSQTITYIESSCNGTLYPKLCIRCLNKFSHSTINGPQHLAQVALSVSLSRALQTRGYLLNVAKELKAIDHKNKRLYLTVQDCVNQINDSVDQLSQAIKELKRLNNFNTIINDKVLWHISNVETWVSTALTDASSCVQSFPGHRMSKRVATIKVKAKNVAEVTSNALALFHSYASSYKQAAARATKKP